The following proteins are encoded in a genomic region of Verrucomicrobiota bacterium:
- a CDS encoding glycosyl hydrolase: MTKNHLCASFWIVFSLSGLAQAGTSLVDREATPETVRFYNNLKQVAKEHLLYGQYRAYTYGKHTESQEIRNSQPKFDQTDTKDLVGQHPAVVELGLHKPEYYPYWSKLVPELHRRGVVISLSSHSRNPDLEIPYNHSHKDNRGDPVTKVLDRDSQDHKAYLETLRSYGDFIKGLKDEQGNPIPVLLRLYHEHTGGWFWWGTKTCTPEQYNELWKMTVHFFKDEMDLHNLIYVLSPSKPTTVEKYLSRFPGPEYVDVIGFDCYAPIGLPETMLACAQTVTQLAREYDKVAAITEFGFKNGFSTTTSASFYTEIFLENIKTDPMAHEVAFALTWFGRKPGGDENPHNWSPYPDEPTSKHVFPDFENFHQDPWTVFEGDLPNLYRELPE; the protein is encoded by the coding sequence ATGACCAAAAACCACCTCTGCGCTTCTTTCTGGATTGTTTTTTCCCTCTCCGGGTTGGCTCAGGCCGGCACTTCTCTCGTCGATCGAGAAGCCACACCTGAAACGGTCCGTTTCTACAACAACCTAAAACAGGTGGCCAAAGAGCACCTTTTATACGGGCAATATCGAGCTTACACTTACGGAAAGCACACGGAGTCCCAAGAGATCAGGAACTCTCAGCCAAAGTTCGACCAGACCGACACCAAGGACTTGGTCGGACAGCATCCTGCCGTGGTGGAGCTTGGCCTCCACAAGCCAGAATACTACCCTTACTGGAGCAAGCTCGTTCCAGAACTGCATCGAAGGGGAGTGGTCATCAGCCTGAGCTCGCACTCACGGAATCCAGACCTTGAGATTCCCTACAATCATTCTCATAAGGACAACCGGGGGGATCCTGTGACCAAGGTTTTGGACCGCGACAGCCAAGACCACAAAGCCTACCTCGAGACTTTGCGAAGCTACGGCGACTTCATCAAGGGGCTCAAAGACGAGCAAGGCAATCCCATACCAGTGCTCTTGCGCCTGTATCACGAACATACCGGAGGCTGGTTTTGGTGGGGCACCAAAACCTGCACGCCCGAGCAATACAATGAGCTATGGAAGATGACTGTCCACTTTTTCAAAGACGAGATGGATCTCCACAATCTGATTTATGTCCTATCGCCTAGCAAGCCGACTACGGTCGAAAAGTATCTCTCTCGGTTTCCTGGCCCCGAGTATGTCGATGTGATTGGGTTCGACTGCTATGCCCCGATTGGTTTACCGGAAACCATGCTGGCCTGTGCCCAAACGGTCACGCAGCTGGCAAGGGAATATGATAAAGTGGCGGCAATTACAGAGTTTGGTTTCAAAAATGGATTCAGCACGACAACCAGCGCTTCTTTTTACACCGAGATATTTTTAGAGAATATCAAAACCGACCCTATGGCTCATGAGGTGGCCTTTGCCCTTACCTGGTTTGGTCGTAAGCCAGGAGGGGATGAGAATCCGCACAACTGGAGTCCTTATCCAGATGAGCCGACCTCAAAACATGTCTTTCCAGATTTTGAAAACTTTCACCAAGATCCGTGGACAGTTTTTGAAGGTGATCTCCCGAATCTTTATCGAGAGCTTCCCGAGTAG
- a CDS encoding SDR family oxidoreductase codes for MPPLPLHDSSIVVIGGTTGLGLSSALAFIRAGASVVVVGRNPESAEKAQAELATVDPERCLAISGDAVDPATTPKAIDACLEKFGSFEGLYHVAGGSGRRFGDGPLHEVTDEGIDFTLDLNLKSLILSNRAAIKVFLERKTAGRILNMGSVLGYSPSPRYFSTHIYAAAKSAIIGFTKSIAAYYAQENIRCNVIAPALVETPMAQRAAQDDVIQDFIKTKQPLDGGRIGCPEDLDGLASYLLSPESCFVTGQVIAVDGGWTVSEGQF; via the coding sequence ATGCCCCCTCTACCACTTCATGATTCATCCATTGTCGTCATCGGCGGCACAACGGGCCTTGGCCTTTCTTCGGCCCTCGCGTTTATACGTGCCGGTGCCAGCGTGGTTGTGGTTGGTCGCAACCCGGAAAGTGCCGAGAAGGCACAAGCCGAGCTGGCAACGGTCGATCCCGAGCGCTGCCTCGCGATCTCTGGTGATGCCGTCGACCCGGCAACGACGCCGAAGGCGATTGACGCCTGTCTGGAGAAATTCGGCAGCTTCGAGGGGCTCTACCATGTGGCCGGCGGGAGTGGCCGTCGTTTTGGAGATGGTCCTCTGCACGAGGTGACCGATGAAGGGATCGATTTCACTTTGGACCTTAACTTGAAATCATTGATTCTGAGTAATCGGGCTGCGATCAAAGTCTTCCTGGAGCGAAAGACCGCAGGCCGGATTCTGAATATGGGCTCGGTCCTTGGTTATTCTCCGTCGCCGCGTTATTTCTCCACCCATATTTATGCTGCTGCCAAGTCGGCCATCATCGGTTTTACCAAATCGATTGCCGCGTATTATGCGCAGGAGAATATCCGTTGTAATGTGATCGCTCCCGCGCTGGTGGAAACGCCGATGGCCCAACGAGCCGCGCAGGATGACGTTATCCAGGATTTTATTAAAACGAAGCAACCGCTGGATGGAGGGCGGATCGGTTGCCCGGAAGACCTCGATGGGCTGGCAAGCTATCTTTTATCTCCTGAGAGTTGCTTTGTCACCGGGCAGGTCATCGCCGTTGATGGCGGGTGGACGGTATCGGAGGGCCAATTTTAA
- a CDS encoding MOSC domain-containing protein encodes MTKKVVIHHLFLSPGHNFQGRHGKSPGDSPIIAKDALHCLAGRGIEGDRFFDHRPDFKGQITFFDLKVHQALEAHLGRSFLPSAYRRNVVVEGLELLTWIGKTFRMGGVVFEGTEEARPCYWMNTACGEGAEEWLRGRGGLRARIVNSGFLERGQVQISEISSGPKGASVG; translated from the coding sequence ATGACAAAGAAAGTTGTGATCCATCACCTTTTCCTCTCACCGGGACACAATTTCCAGGGTCGCCACGGAAAGTCGCCTGGAGACAGTCCCATCATCGCCAAGGACGCCCTTCACTGCCTGGCTGGTCGGGGCATTGAGGGGGACCGCTTTTTTGACCACCGTCCGGACTTCAAAGGGCAAATCACCTTTTTTGACCTGAAAGTGCATCAGGCCCTGGAAGCCCACTTGGGCCGCTCCTTCCTGCCCTCGGCCTATCGCCGGAATGTAGTCGTCGAGGGCCTGGAGCTTCTGACTTGGATCGGAAAAACCTTTCGAATGGGTGGGGTCGTTTTCGAAGGGACCGAGGAGGCACGCCCCTGCTACTGGATGAATACCGCTTGCGGAGAGGGCGCGGAAGAATGGCTGCGAGGTCGCGGAGGGCTTCGAGCGCGCATCGTCAATTCCGGCTTCTTGGAGAGAGGCCAAGTGCAGATTTCTGAAATTTCCTCAGGACCTAAGGGGGCCTCCGTCGGCTAA